The genome window GTGCTTCATAGAATGTCGTTATTTTAAGGAAGCCCCGGCCTCTCATGAGCATCGCAGAAAATCGAAAAGCCCATTTCAACTATCACCTCGAGGAGCGCTACGAAGCCGGGGTGGTGCTGGAGGGCTGGGAGGTGAAGGCCATCCGCGAGGGCCAGGTGCAGATGACCGACGGCTACGTGGTGATCAAGAACGGTGAGTTGTACCTGATCGGGCTGCGCATCAACGCGCTGCGGTCGGCCTCGACCCACATCACGCCCGAGGCCGACCGCACCAAAAAGCTCTTGATGCACAAGGCCGAGATCCGCCGCCTGGTTGGCAAGATCGAGCAAAAAGGCTACACCCTGGTGCCCTTGAACCTGCACTGGAAAGGTGGCCGCGTGAAAGCCGAGATCGCCCTGGCCAAGGGCAAGGCCGAGCACGACAAGCGCAACACCGTGAAAGAACGCGAGTGGGAGCGTGAAAAGGGACGCCTGATGAGACACAAAGTCTCATCCAGTCCGAAGGACTGAGCGTGCAGCGTGGCGGCCGTTTCGCTAAAAGGGCCGCCTGATGAGACACAAAGTCTCATCGAGCGGCAAGGACTGAGGCGCCCCTTACTTCGAAACGCACGGCGTCCAGCACCTGTGCGCCCCGGCGCAACTCCAAACGGTGTCGGCCGGGCATGGGCAGCCACGGCAGGGGCTGGGACGCGGCGCCGAGCTTGCGCCCATTGAGCCACCAGTGTGCCGGGGGGCCGCCGCCTGGCAGCGTGGCTTGAAGGTGCAATCGCTGGGCTTGTGGCGGGATGTCGGGGTCCAGCGCCAGGATCGCGCCGTCGGCAGGCGAGCGAATCGCGCGACCAGGCCGGAGGGGTGCCGCAGACGCGGGCGCGCCCAGATGCCAGCGTGCCTGTGCGGTGCCCTGCACAAACACCTCGGTGCGATCGGGTTCGTCAAGGGGCTGGCCTGGATGCTCGTAGGTGATGGCTTGGCGAACCACCCCCGCAGGCAGCCGAGGGGGTTGCGAGGGCTGCCCCTCGTGCAAGGCGCGCACCAGAGCGGCCCACACAGGCGCCGCCCCTGACACGCCACTGACGTTGCGCATGGGTGCGCCGCTGGCGTTGCCAACCCAAACCCCCACGGTGTAGCGGCTGGTGTAACCCACACACCAGTTGTCGCGCATGTCTTTGCTGGTGCCGGTTTTGACCGCGGCAAAGCCCCGGGTGGCCAAGACGCTGTCAAGGCCAAACGTGATGGCTCTGGCCGCGTTGTCAGCCAGGATGTCGGTCACGAGGTAGGCGGCCGCGGCCGACAAGGCGATGTGGCTTGGGCTTGGCGCTGAGGCCGACTCTGGCTGCCACCAGGCACGCACGGGTGTCCAGCGCCCACCCTGGGCCAAGGCGCGGTAGGCGTTGGTGAGGGCCAGCAGGCTGACCTCGGCGCTGCCCAGTGCCAGCCCGGGGCCGTAATGGCTGCCCGGGTGTTGCAGGCCCAGCCCGAAGTCGTTCAGTCGCCGGGCCAGCAGATCAGGCCCCAGCAAAGCGCCAGCCCTCACGGCGGGCACGTTCAGGCTGTTGCCCAGTGCCGTGCGCACGCTGACCCAGCCCCGGAAGCGGCGATCGTAGTTTTGCGGAATGTACAGACCCGCCCCTGTGGGCAACTGCACGGGGGCGTCGTTCAGCAGGCTGGCCGGCGTCAGCAGGCGGCGCTCAAAGGCCACGCCATACAACAAGGGCTTCAGCGTCGAGCCGGGCTGACGCCGTGCCAGCACGGCATCCACGGCCGACGCCGACGACAAGCCACCACTGCTGCCCACCCAGGCCAGCACGTCGCCACTGGCATTGTCCAGCACCAGCACGGCGCCGTCTTCCACCTGCTGCCGATGCAGCTCAACCAGGTGGCGGTGCAGCAGACTGTGGGCCTGGCTCTGCACTCGCGCATCCAGGCTGGTGCGGGCCGTGGTCGCTGCGCCACCTGTCGGGCGCCCATCCAGGGCCCATCGTGCAAAGTGCGACGCCATCTGGGTGCCCAGCATGGGCGCCCCCTTTTGCGACAAAGCCTGTGCGGCCAGCAAGTCCAGGCCCTCACAGGTGCGCTGTTGCAGGCGCAGCACCTGGCAGGCCCGGCGAGACACGACAGCGATGCTGGCGTTGGGCCCACGCACCAGCGCAGCGGCGATCGCCGCCTCTTGGGCATCCAACCCTGAGGGATGCTTGCGAAACAGGGTCTCTGTGAGCGCAGGCAATCCCACCAACTCACCCCTGAAAGGCACCAGGTTGAGGTAGGCCTCCAAAATATCGCTCTTGCGCCATCGGGCCTCCAGCTGGCGTGCGCCCCAGGCCTGCGCCACTTTCTGGGACCAGTTGCGGCCGCCGCCCGGACGCGCTGCCTGCTGGTCCAGCAAGCCGGCAAGCTGCATGGTCACGGTCGAGGCGCCACGTGTGCGCTCATTGATCAGATTGGCCCAGGCACTGGCGGCCACGGCCTGCCAGTCCACCCCGCTGTGCTGCCAGAACCGCTGGTCCTCAGACAGGATGATGGCCGTGCGCATGGCGGGAGACACGTCCTCCAGGGCGACCCACGGCAAGCGCCTCACTGTGTGGTCAACCCGAATGCTCTGGATGGGCTCACCTCGACGGTCCAGCAGCACCAGATCGCTGGGCTGATGCGCGCCACGCACCTGCGCCAGCGTGGGGTAAGCCGCATGGGCCACAGCGGGCCATCCCAGGCACCAGCACAGCCAGCAAAGCAGCCGGCGCGAAAGCACCTGCCAGGCGCTCAAGGTGCCACCTCCACCGGGCTGTTGGGCAGCTCGGCAAAGGTGTCGGGCGCGTACATGGCCTCGGCACGGCTGGGCGGCAACAGGTAGCGGCCCGGGTTGTTCAGGCGCACGGTGTAGCTCATGACATGCCGCCCCTTGGGCAGCATGTCGAAGTAGGCGCGCCAGGCCGAAAAGCTGCGCTCGATGAACACCGGCATGGCCCCCTGGGCTGCTTGACGCTCGCCAGCACTGGCCAGGGCGCTGTCGCGGCCCAAACCACTGCCCAGCACCGTGGCGCCGCCCGGCACGGGGTCTTGCACCGCCACCCAATTCATGTCGGCCTGCGCCTCAAGCACCAATGTCACGCGCAACAAGGTGCCTCGTGCATACGGCTGCAGGGCCTGGATGGGATGCCCAGTGGCATCCACCGGGGTGATGGTTTTGTGAAGACGATAACCCGCATGCAACGGTGCCTGCAATGGCACGGCCGCCAGGGTCTGTACCGCCACCCACGGGCGACCTTGGCCTTGATGCCGCCACTCCAAGGCCACAGGCGCTGCTGACGCGGCCCCCGCTGGCCAGGGCAAGGTCCACGGTGCCGGTGTGGCCTGTGACGAGGCCCAGTCCCATTCACGACGTGCGTCTCCAAAGGTCACGGCACTTCGCCCCTTCACCGCTGTGGCTTCAAAGCGGGCGGCGAACCCCTGCACAGCCAGCACGCCCCATAAATTGGCGGGTGTGGTCAGCCATGCGCCGCCACGCTGTCGCGCCAAGGCCCCCTGTAACAACCCGGGCAAATCGTCGCGCCAGTCAGGCCTGTCCATCACCGCCAGAAGCAGGCGCACGGCATTGGCGTCTGGCGAATCCATGGTCCACCACCAAAAGTCATCTGCCTCGGTGGCAAAACGCAGCATCGTGCCGCCCTGAATCAGGCGCGAGCGCAGCAGTTGCTCGGCTTCGGCCAGTCTCTGCGCCTGTTGAGGCACGCCCTGCAGGCGCTGCAAGATGCTCACCCAGTGGATCAGGGCAGACGTTGGCCATGTTTGAGGCGCGATGTGAACCGTGTCCAGCCAGCGCGCTTCGGCACGGCCATGACGGGCCAAGGCGTCGATGGCGGCCAGGCGTCGCACGTCGTTGACCAGGCCCCGCGAGCGACCGCCCGGCGTCCAAAGCTCACGCCGGATTTCCCCACGGACGAACGCCGACAGGCCTGACAACATGGCATCGCGGGCCTGAAGGGGCCATTCGCGCCCGGCCTGGTGCGTCACGCTCAGCAGGTGGGCGGTCAGCACATCCGATCCGCCCTGCCCCAAGCCATTGCCCGTCGGCGGGAAATAGGCGGCCAGGCCGTCATCATCAAGGTACGAAGGCAACTGTGCCGCCACGGCGTCCCAGAGCGTGGCATCACCCGTCGTCATGGCCAGGCCGAGGCCCCTGGCCACTTTCTGCTCCAGGCACGCAAAGGGGTAGTGCTCAAAATAACGTTGCACCCCCGGCAAGGCCCCCGCCAAGCTGGCATGCAAGCTGACGCGCACACCACCCAACGCGGTGGCTGGGCTGCTCGGGGCGGCCAGGGCGCCGGCCGGTGGCGCAGCGCGCATGAGGGGCAGCTGCGCGTTGGCGCCGTCTGCGCCAGGCGGTGCCTGCACCAGCGCGGCTTGCCACACCCGCAACGGCACCGCCGGCTCAACGGTCTGTTGTACGGTCACGGCGTCGCGCAACGGGGTGCCACCGTGGTCTGTGGTCTCTGCCGATGCACGCCACGCGATGCCGGTGGCACCTGTGGGTACCTGCACCGCCCATCGAAGCTCTTGCGCGCTGCCTGGCTGGAGGGTGACGCGCTGCGGCGGTGGCGCCAAGGTGCGCACCCCGGCCGCCACGTCACCGCGTGTGCTGCCGCTCAGCGCCACCGTGAGCGATCGCGCCTGCGTCGTGGTGTTGCGCACGGTCACCAGGGCCTCAAAACGGTCGCCTTCGCGCACCAGGGGTGGCAGGCCCGGCAGCACCTGCAGATCCTGGGTGACCCGAATCTCGGCCTGACCGGTGCCAAAGCGTTGCAGCCCGGATGAGGCCACCGCGACCAAACGGAATCGTGTCAGTGCATCATTGATGGGCACGTCCACCACGGCCTCGCCCTGGGCATTCAGCGGCACATCACCTTGCCACAGGAGCAAGGTGTCCAGCAGCTCTCGCGTGGCGCCACCGCCACCGCCGCCCCCAGGGGCCACAGCCTTGCGCCCGTAGTGGCGGCGGCCCACCACTTCACTGTTCGCGGTGCTGGTTTCAACGCCCCAGGCGCGCTCCTGCAGCAGCCCTTCCAGCAGGTTCCATGAGGGGTTGGGCGACAAGGCCAGCAGCCCGTCATCCACCGCCGCGAAGGCCACCGAGCCCTGCACGGGACGGCCCTGGTGTGTCACGCGGATGCGGGTGCGGGCGGTATCGCGCACACCGTACACCCCCTTGTCGGGCCGCACCTCCACCTTCAAGGTGTGTTCTGCACGGCCGATGCGCAAGGCGGCCACACCCAACTTGTACGCTGGTCGGGACAGGTCAACCATCGCGGTGGGGGCCTTGTAACTGCGGCCCTCATACCAGAAGGCGCGAGCCCACTCCACGGGTGAGCGCCAACCCCACGTGAAGAAGCTGTACCAGGGCACCTCCCGCAATCGGCCCCGCAGTGCCATCACGCTGACGTACACATTGGGCGCCCAGCTTTGCGCAAGCTCGTCCCCGTGGCCGGCTTTCGGAATGGGCACCTCGATCACGGGGGCATCACCTTGCAACTTCATCACGCGCGTATCGATGACTCCTTCACGCTCGACGGCCACCAGCACCGTGGCTTGTCTGAAGGGCATGCGCACTTGCAATCGGGCGGTCTGGCCTGGCTCGTAGGCTGGTTGCTCGGGCAACACGTCCATGCGGTCGTCGTTGTCTTGTGCAAACCAAAGCTCGCCTTGGTCCGTGATCCACACGGTGGTGGCGGCCTCTGCCATTCGCTGGTGGCTGTCTTTGGCGCGGGCCACCAGTTCCACCTCGCCGGCCTGTTTCAAGCGGGTCTCGCACCACAGCAGGCCACGGGCATCGGTCTGCCCGTCACAGACCGTGCCCAGGTTTTTCACCTCGGTGCGGTTGTCATACGCATAAAAGCCGCCCACGATGCGCTTGCGGTGACTGAAATGCTGCAGCAGGCGCGCCTCCACGGCCACACGCTGGCCCCGCAGCGGCTTGCCTGCGGTGCTCAAGGCCGCCACCTGAAAACGCACCAGGCTGGCATCGTCTCCCGTGCCGCCGGCCCAACGGCTGCTGGTCAAGCCCAGCACCACGTCGCTGGGCCACACCGGCACGGTGGTGGCCACCGTCTGCACCTCACCATTCGGGTCGGCAAAGCTCAGTTCGGCATGCACTTCCCCGGGGCGCTGAGCTTGGCGCCAATCGGGCAATGAGGCCAACGACACGCGGGCCAGCCCCTGGCGGTCGGTCACCACGCCCACGGCCTTGGCCAGCACGCGCTCACCACCAGAGGCCAGCTCGGCCTCGTGGTCGTCCATGCCGTTGTCATCCCCATCGCTGCCCGGCATGGTGTGATCGGGCTGAATGCGCCGCGGCGACTCGAAGCTGAAGGATTCGTACTCAGCGAAACGCGGGGTGCGCTCTCGCCAGATGGCCGTGACCTGGCCCGCCGCCTGCTGCATGGCGCCGCCCGACAGGTGGCGCAACTGAATGGACAAAGGCAACGAGGCTGGCGCCACCTGCACAGCCTGCGGCGGCACAAGACGCGCATCAACCAGCGGCACCCTGAACTCTTCGACCCTGAAAGTGCCCGAGGCCCAACTGCGACGGTCTTGCACACCGCTGTCGGCGGGGCGGTTCGACGAGGCGATCACCGGCCCTTCCAGGCTCACCTCATACACCCCCAGTTGGGCCTGCGGAGGTATGGTCCAGCGCGACAAGGCATGCAGTCCGGCCTGAGGGCGCGCCTCCCAGCGCAGCGGCATGGTGATCTCGGTGCCCGAGCCCTGGTGCACGATCTTCAGTGTGTCCGGCCATTGCGCAGGCGGCACCCCCTTGAGGCCCAGGCGGTGCTCGATGCGCACAAAATGCTTCATCGAGACGGTTTCGCCGGCGCGAAACAGGCTGCGGTCGAACACGGTGTGGGCACGCACGCCGTCGTGACCCCAGTCGGATTCCGGTGACTGCGTGGGGTGCTGGAATCGCCAGGGCTCGATGCCCTTTTGCCAGTC of Aquabacterium sp. A3 contains these proteins:
- the smpB gene encoding SsrA-binding protein SmpB, with protein sequence MSIAENRKAHFNYHLEERYEAGVVLEGWEVKAIREGQVQMTDGYVVIKNGELYLIGLRINALRSASTHITPEADRTKKLLMHKAEIRRLVGKIEQKGYTLVPLNLHWKGGRVKAEIALAKGKAEHDKRNTVKEREWEREKGRLMRHKVSSSPKD
- the pbpC gene encoding penicillin-binding protein 1C, giving the protein MSAWQVLSRRLLCWLCWCLGWPAVAHAAYPTLAQVRGAHQPSDLVLLDRRGEPIQSIRVDHTVRRLPWVALEDVSPAMRTAIILSEDQRFWQHSGVDWQAVAASAWANLINERTRGASTVTMQLAGLLDQQAARPGGGRNWSQKVAQAWGARQLEARWRKSDILEAYLNLVPFRGELVGLPALTETLFRKHPSGLDAQEAAIAAALVRGPNASIAVVSRRACQVLRLQQRTCEGLDLLAAQALSQKGAPMLGTQMASHFARWALDGRPTGGAATTARTSLDARVQSQAHSLLHRHLVELHRQQVEDGAVLVLDNASGDVLAWVGSSGGLSSASAVDAVLARRQPGSTLKPLLYGVAFERRLLTPASLLNDAPVQLPTGAGLYIPQNYDRRFRGWVSVRTALGNSLNVPAVRAGALLGPDLLARRLNDFGLGLQHPGSHYGPGLALGSAEVSLLALTNAYRALAQGGRWTPVRAWWQPESASAPSPSHIALSAAAAYLVTDILADNAARAITFGLDSVLATRGFAAVKTGTSKDMRDNWCVGYTSRYTVGVWVGNASGAPMRNVSGVSGAAPVWAALVRALHEGQPSQPPRLPAGVVRQAITYEHPGQPLDEPDRTEVFVQGTAQARWHLGAPASAAPLRPGRAIRSPADGAILALDPDIPPQAQRLHLQATLPGGGPPAHWWLNGRKLGAASQPLPWLPMPGRHRLELRRGAQVLDAVRFEVRGASVLAAR
- a CDS encoding alpha-2-macroglobulin family protein, which produces MLRALRMMVKRPRLQSMGAAWLVALSAMPVAATQWGADAPVVVQQASPKGVVGLVQQVSVRFAQPAVPAGDPRAPAPYDLTCTGPVPSGQGRWVNPRTWVHDFDAQVPPGVRCVLQGRRPGAANFGFQTGGPAVRRVEPSGGQIEEHQAFLLRLTGVPDLPSVAARAHCLVEGLGERLPVRLILGAEREAVLKARRIPAAEAAQALVLACQRPLPPDAQVKLVWGAGIAAKAMPEAITRDAQVFDYTVQPIFTAELSCERERADKPCLPVRPLSLRFSAPVPRSWVQQVRLQPPNGAALMPVQPDSVGSTPEALVHELVFAPPFQPDTRYTLSLPQGLVDDAGRPLANAGAFPLSVTTGDMPPLAKFAAAPFGVIELHAEPGQPPLLPVTVRQVEQALPVRSKTLHSAADILTWMRQVRRYHESQLSARELGRPKAEWTEWVTVHEDDGEPQARPRKVQRERWIATRELSLLAGAGGAAGGVKQLQVPRSPPGDPRPFEVVGIPLAGPGYHVVELESPRLGAALLPQAGPMYVRTGVLVTNLSVHFKLGRDNALVWVTSLDKGQPVKDAEVAVHDCRGTRLWHGRTDGDGLAHVGSPLAVERSQCTVDDGLFVMARHTLRSGPYQGQTDVAFVFSDWQKGIEPWRFQHPTQSPESDWGHDGVRAHTVFDRSLFRAGETVSMKHFVRIEHRLGLKGVPPAQWPDTLKIVHQGSGTEITMPLRWEARPQAGLHALSRWTIPPQAQLGVYEVSLEGPVIASSNRPADSGVQDRRSWASGTFRVEEFRVPLVDARLVPPQAVQVAPASLPLSIQLRHLSGGAMQQAAGQVTAIWRERTPRFAEYESFSFESPRRIQPDHTMPGSDGDDNGMDDHEAELASGGERVLAKAVGVVTDRQGLARVSLASLPDWRQAQRPGEVHAELSFADPNGEVQTVATTVPVWPSDVVLGLTSSRWAGGTGDDASLVRFQVAALSTAGKPLRGQRVAVEARLLQHFSHRKRIVGGFYAYDNRTEVKNLGTVCDGQTDARGLLWCETRLKQAGEVELVARAKDSHQRMAEAATTVWITDQGELWFAQDNDDRMDVLPEQPAYEPGQTARLQVRMPFRQATVLVAVEREGVIDTRVMKLQGDAPVIEVPIPKAGHGDELAQSWAPNVYVSVMALRGRLREVPWYSFFTWGWRSPVEWARAFWYEGRSYKAPTAMVDLSRPAYKLGVAALRIGRAEHTLKVEVRPDKGVYGVRDTARTRIRVTHQGRPVQGSVAFAAVDDGLLALSPNPSWNLLEGLLQERAWGVETSTANSEVVGRRHYGRKAVAPGGGGGGGATRELLDTLLLWQGDVPLNAQGEAVVDVPINDALTRFRLVAVASSGLQRFGTGQAEIRVTQDLQVLPGLPPLVREGDRFEALVTVRNTTTQARSLTVALSGSTRGDVAAGVRTLAPPPQRVTLQPGSAQELRWAVQVPTGATGIAWRASAETTDHGGTPLRDAVTVQQTVEPAVPLRVWQAALVQAPPGADGANAQLPLMRAAPPAGALAAPSSPATALGGVRVSLHASLAGALPGVQRYFEHYPFACLEQKVARGLGLAMTTGDATLWDAVAAQLPSYLDDDGLAAYFPPTGNGLGQGGSDVLTAHLLSVTHQAGREWPLQARDAMLSGLSAFVRGEIRRELWTPGGRSRGLVNDVRRLAAIDALARHGRAEARWLDTVHIAPQTWPTSALIHWVSILQRLQGVPQQAQRLAEAEQLLRSRLIQGGTMLRFATEADDFWWWTMDSPDANAVRLLLAVMDRPDWRDDLPGLLQGALARQRGGAWLTTPANLWGVLAVQGFAARFEATAVKGRSAVTFGDARREWDWASSQATPAPWTLPWPAGAASAAPVALEWRHQGQGRPWVAVQTLAAVPLQAPLHAGYRLHKTITPVDATGHPIQALQPYARGTLLRVTLVLEAQADMNWVAVQDPVPGGATVLGSGLGRDSALASAGERQAAQGAMPVFIERSFSAWRAYFDMLPKGRHVMSYTVRLNNPGRYLLPPSRAEAMYAPDTFAELPNSPVEVAP